In the Marinomonas algicola genome, one interval contains:
- a CDS encoding bifunctional transcriptional activator/DNA repair enzyme AdaA encodes MKIRSSKMRVIDSKTVASYYKALVNREADHVGIFYVGVKTTSVFCIATCRARKPKIENVEFYTECKDVLAAGYRPCKICKPTENANEAPEPVLTAMKMVRENPKQKIADWQLRKAGIAPELVRRWFNKHYGMTFHAYQRMYRINNAFQELKDGKKTTETAFEAGYDSLSGFGYTYKKLIGKSPTKSMDNTLILISRFTTPLGPMFVCATDEGICLLEFVERKMLETEFKDLQKRLNATIVTGENEFIRQAKQQVGEYFEGSRMEFSLPLITPGTEFQNDVWQCLQGIPYGETRSYQQQAKIIDRPKAVRAVASANGNNRIAIVVPCHRVIGKDGSLTGYAGGLERKRWLLDHEKKHLKQENTKG; translated from the coding sequence ATGAAAATTAGGTCGTCCAAAATGCGAGTGATAGACAGTAAAACCGTCGCTTCTTATTATAAAGCCTTAGTCAATCGAGAAGCCGATCATGTTGGTATTTTCTATGTAGGAGTAAAAACTACGTCAGTATTCTGCATCGCCACGTGTCGAGCTCGCAAACCAAAAATTGAAAATGTGGAGTTTTACACAGAATGTAAAGACGTGCTTGCGGCGGGTTATCGCCCCTGCAAAATCTGCAAACCGACAGAAAACGCGAATGAAGCACCGGAGCCGGTCCTTACGGCCATGAAAATGGTGCGAGAAAATCCCAAGCAAAAAATTGCCGATTGGCAGCTGCGAAAAGCGGGGATTGCTCCAGAGTTGGTCAGACGATGGTTTAATAAGCATTATGGTATGACTTTTCATGCTTACCAACGTATGTACCGCATTAATAACGCGTTTCAAGAACTTAAAGACGGAAAAAAAACGACTGAGACGGCATTTGAAGCGGGCTACGATTCATTAAGCGGTTTTGGTTATACTTATAAAAAACTCATTGGGAAATCACCAACAAAAAGTATGGATAATACGCTTATTTTAATCAGCCGTTTTACTACCCCGTTAGGGCCCATGTTTGTTTGCGCTACGGATGAAGGCATCTGTTTATTGGAGTTTGTTGAGCGAAAAATGCTGGAGACAGAGTTCAAAGATCTGCAAAAACGCCTTAACGCCACCATCGTTACCGGCGAGAACGAGTTTATTAGGCAAGCGAAGCAGCAAGTGGGGGAATATTTCGAGGGTAGCCGTATGGAATTTAGTTTGCCTTTAATCACCCCAGGCACAGAATTCCAAAATGACGTGTGGCAATGCTTACAAGGCATTCCTTATGGTGAGACCCGCTCGTATCAGCAACAGGCGAAAATCATTGATCGTCCAAAAGCCGTCAGAGCGGTGGCTTCCGCCAATGGCAATAATCGCATTGCCATTGTGGTTCCCTGTCATAGAGTGATCGGTAAAGACGGCTCATTAACTGGGTACGCAGGTGGCTTGGAACGTAAACGTTGGTTGTTAGATCACGAGAAAAAGCATCTTAAGCAGGAAAATACAAAGGGTTAA
- the rep gene encoding DNA helicase Rep has protein sequence MNAIPPAIQQRLRTLNERQLDAVKRIEGPLLVLAGAGSGKTSVITTKIAYLIQACHFKANSIIAVTFTNKAAREMKERVQSMLSKAESRGLQISTFHTLGLTILRKEYLKAGLKSGFTLFDSQDSLSLVKEILDKEFNQQTDEAAYCQHTISAWKNDMTAPNQAVTNADTEELLLAAQVYTQYQRYLKAYNAVDFDDLILMPVQLLQEQEALRDKWQKKVRYLLVDECQDTNTSQYELIRILAGYRKNFTLVGDDDQSIYAWRGARPENLEQLQRDYPNLKLVKLEQNYRSTKTILKAANTLIANNPHVYEKALWSDLGVGDPIRVMVTRNEEAESERVAAEIQSRHLRHEIPYKDFAVLYRGNHQARLLEIKLQAYRIPYKINGGTSFFARAEIKDLMSYLRLLVNTDDDNAFLRIINLPRRDIGPATLEKVGNLATEHNVSLFEASGLAELEERVTGKSLRSLQEFERWLRHLRTRLKGASPVPVIEQMIHDIDYYGWLQEQASTPTAADRRIDNVRFLLDSIQRMMESAWEEDPNAELDQAISKLLLIDMLERQEEEEDEDKVQLLTLHASKGLEYPHVFLLGCEEELLPHRNSIENDDIEEERRLAYVGITRAKRTLCITLASKRRQYGQEIDCLPSRFLDELPQEDLQWEGRGDESEAVKKEQGKASLSALKAMLNS, from the coding sequence ATGAACGCGATACCTCCAGCCATTCAGCAACGACTCAGAACCTTAAACGAACGCCAGTTGGATGCCGTTAAGCGCATTGAAGGGCCTTTGTTAGTGTTGGCCGGAGCGGGCAGTGGTAAAACCAGCGTAATCACCACTAAGATCGCCTATCTCATACAAGCGTGCCACTTCAAAGCCAATTCCATTATCGCCGTTACTTTTACCAATAAAGCGGCGCGTGAGATGAAAGAACGAGTACAAAGCATGTTGAGCAAAGCGGAAAGCCGAGGCTTGCAGATCTCTACATTTCATACCCTAGGCTTAACTATTTTACGTAAGGAATACCTAAAAGCGGGACTGAAATCGGGCTTTACCTTATTTGATTCGCAAGATTCTCTCTCTCTGGTAAAAGAGATCTTGGATAAGGAGTTTAATCAGCAGACCGATGAAGCGGCGTATTGTCAGCATACTATATCGGCTTGGAAAAACGACATGACCGCACCCAATCAGGCGGTAACCAATGCGGACACAGAAGAGCTGTTGCTCGCTGCACAAGTTTATACCCAATACCAGCGGTACCTAAAAGCCTATAATGCGGTGGATTTTGATGATCTGATTTTAATGCCAGTACAATTACTGCAAGAACAAGAGGCGTTAAGAGATAAGTGGCAAAAGAAGGTGAGGTATTTATTGGTCGATGAGTGCCAAGACACCAATACCAGTCAATATGAGCTGATTCGCATTTTGGCCGGTTACCGGAAAAATTTCACCTTAGTGGGCGACGATGACCAATCCATTTACGCTTGGCGTGGCGCTCGACCCGAAAACCTAGAGCAACTGCAACGGGACTACCCTAATTTAAAACTGGTTAAGTTAGAGCAGAATTATCGTTCTACAAAAACCATTTTGAAAGCCGCTAATACCTTGATTGCCAATAACCCCCACGTTTATGAAAAAGCATTATGGAGTGACCTAGGTGTCGGCGACCCGATACGAGTGATGGTCACGCGTAATGAAGAAGCCGAATCGGAACGGGTTGCCGCCGAAATTCAATCGCGACACTTAAGACATGAGATTCCCTATAAAGATTTTGCGGTCCTTTATCGTGGTAATCATCAGGCTAGGCTGCTGGAAATTAAACTGCAAGCGTATCGCATCCCTTATAAAATCAACGGCGGAACCTCCTTTTTTGCCCGTGCTGAAATTAAAGATTTGATGAGCTATCTGCGTTTATTGGTGAATACGGATGATGATAACGCCTTTTTAAGAATCATTAACTTACCTCGCCGTGATATTGGCCCGGCCACGTTAGAAAAAGTCGGTAATCTTGCCACCGAACACAATGTGAGCTTGTTTGAGGCCAGTGGTCTCGCCGAGTTAGAAGAGAGAGTAACGGGCAAATCCCTCCGTAGTTTGCAAGAATTTGAGCGTTGGTTACGGCATTTAAGAACGCGTTTAAAAGGCGCTTCCCCTGTGCCTGTAATCGAGCAAATGATTCATGACATTGATTATTATGGTTGGTTACAAGAGCAAGCCAGTACCCCAACAGCGGCGGATAGACGCATTGATAACGTGCGCTTTTTACTCGATTCCATTCAGCGAATGATGGAAAGCGCCTGGGAAGAAGACCCGAACGCGGAGTTGGACCAAGCCATCAGTAAATTGTTGCTGATAGACATGCTTGAGCGACAAGAAGAAGAGGAAGATGAAGACAAGGTGCAACTGTTAACCTTGCACGCCTCCAAAGGGCTGGAATACCCGCATGTTTTTTTATTGGGTTGTGAAGAAGAGCTGCTGCCTCATCGAAACAGCATTGAAAACGACGATATTGAAGAAGAACGACGTTTGGCGTATGTGGGGATTACCCGTGCTAAACGTACCTTGTGCATTACTTTAGCGTCAAAGCGTCGTCAATATGGGCAAGAAATTGATTGCTTACCGAGCCGATTCCTTGATGAGCTGCCTCAAGAAGATTTGCAATGGGAAGGACGTGGTGATGAATCTGAAGCCGTTAAAAAGGAGCAAGGCAAAGCCTCTCTATCGGCACTTAAAGCCATGTTAAACTCTTAA